The sequence below is a genomic window from Paramisgurnus dabryanus chromosome 4, PD_genome_1.1, whole genome shotgun sequence.
ACCTATTAACTTAGTATTggcaaaccattctctgcaagcatgaaaaataggtaattgatatttggctccccttgtgatgtcagaaggggataataccaccccttaatctgcactatccaagcacttcactgccatttagtgtagagatcagttcatttgcattttaaaggacacacacaaaatgacaaattttttctcacacctacaaagtggcaattttaacatgttacaataaattatctctagcctatggtattttgagctacaacttcacatacatactctaggaacaccaaagatttgacatcttaaaaaatgtcTTGTGAAAAGAATAATGGTTTGACATGTAAATTtaaattatatgtaatttaatttcAGGCTTGGGTCATGCTGCAGTCATGCAGCTgcaattttattcaaaattgaAATCTGTGCTAGAATGGGATGGACAGAGAAACCAGCAGTCACTTCTGGAGAGTGTATGTGGAAAGACTTGAGCAGGAAAGAAGTTGATCCATGTCCATTAAGGAAAATCAGCTTCCACAAACCAAAGAGGACAGGCAAGCTAGACAGGCAACTTCCAGAAACTGTCAGGAGTAGGTCTAGTGTCACCACCAGAGCCAAAGGCATGTAATCAATGACAGAGCATAGATAAGATTCCTTTAGCCAAAGTTAATTTAGTTTATTTTCTTTACTCTTCCTGAGGTTTTTTTTGGACATTGTAATGTCCCATAAGGATCAAGTTTGTTCTACAGCCATCTTACAGGTAGTTAGATTATGTGTAAATCCCAACATTCTGAAAATGAGAGTATCTAGTTTTAGTGCACTAACCatctaaaattatatattattaggctttagacaaaaaaatgttgTCGTTGTTATGTAATGTGGATATACTGTTGTAAATGTTCTATAGTGACATAATTGTCTATTCCCCAGTGTTGACAGATGATGACATCCAAGAGTTGCAGATTATATCCCCTGGTGCTGCAGTACTGACAAGTCTAGATAACAGTGATACAGACACTGCATCCGATACTGATACAGAGGAACACTCAAACCTACCCGAGCCCTTGATTGCTTTATTTGATGAAACACTCAGGGAACTCTCACCACAAAAATTGCAGGTGAAAAGTGAGGACACATTTCACAGACTGAAGAATAAACTACAACTGAATCAGTGTGAAAGGCTGGAATTTGTTACACGACAACAGTCAAACTCAAAGGATTGGCAAACCCACAGGGCTGGTCGAATTACAAGTACTAGGTTTTATAATGTGGCTACAGCTGACAATATTAGCAACACCTATCTGAGTGAGATTATGCAGTACAACCACACACAGCTAAATGTCCCATCTGTTCTCTGGGGTAAGTCCATGGAGGAAACTGCTAGACAAGCCTACACTGCCCTTACGGTCAAAAAACATCAAGACTTCAGTGTAAGTTCCTGTGGCCTAGTGGTGCGGCCTTCTGAGCCGCACCTCGGATCATCACCAGATGGCATGGTAAGATGTACCTGTTGTGGCCAAGGTTTGGTAGAAATTAAGTGTCCTTACAAATACCGTGATGGTCTTCAGGGAAGCACAGAGGACAGGCAGTTTTGCCTGGACAAGTCTTTCAATTTGAAGAATTCACACCCATACTACTACCAAACCCAACTACATATGTTTGTAAGTGACGTAAGCTACTGTGACTTTGTGCTGTGGACGAGAAATGAGGTTATAGTGCAACGCATCCTTAAAAACACAGGGTTTCTGCAGGAGAATTTGTCAAAGGCTCAACATGCCTTCATTTCAACTGTGTTGCCTGAGATCTTAACAAGAAGGCATGACCCTTCCTTGCGGGTACGGTCAGTCTGCAAAATATGTGAAAGGCCAGATTTCGGGAAAATGATTAACTGTGCCAGATGCGATTGCCACTTCCATTACAGCTGTGCAAGGATCAAAAGGAAGTCAGCAACTTGGTTATGCAGTGAATGTCAAAACAAATAACTGTTTTCTTTGCCAATGGCAGAAGCTACCATTTAATTTATGTAttctgtaaaaaattttttggagaatgcattttgttgtttgtatacagatgcatttgttattGTTTCTTTACAATTTCATATGTGTTAGATTAAATAAAACAAGTGACAGTAATTGTTACACTATtccataatatgattttttttaatggaacATAACCAGAAacaatgttatatattttgacaATATACAAAAGCAAAATAGCATTAAtcattaaaggagtagtccactttaaagatggggcccactgactttaccatagtatttttttctactatgaaaagtcaatggggcccatctttaaagtggactactcctttaaacaTTTCAAATGAATGACTTATTTGGAAATTCTGCCTTTGGGAACCACACTTTTACAGAGGTTTGTTAGTGCAGCGCACACAATCACTACATCATCTAGCATATCAACCTGAGACACAGGAATAACAGTTTGTAAAATCTTAAAATTTTTCCACCGACCAATGACACGTTCAACATGAATCCTAACCCGAGATAGTTGTCTGGATGTGTCTACTTCTCCTGCAGACAGTTGCTTTTTCCCTTTAGTAAAATGAGGGATACGAAGAGTGGCACCAATTGCTGCAAGCTCATCCCGTATTAAAAATCCCCTATCAGCTAAAACCTCATCCATAGGCTCCAACAGTTCCAGGAAACCTGACTCTTTGGTGATCTGTTTATCAGAAACCCGTCCACCCCACCCTGGAGACAAAAACGAAATTGCCCCAGCAGGAGTGATGGCGATCAAATATTTTACTGTATTATTGTGCTTATAGTTAGACCAGGTCTGGGCCCTTGCCGTCAAATTACTAGGTCGGGCTATAAAGATCTCTGTGCAGTCTATTATGCAGCGACATTTTTTGAAGTGTCGTTTGAACATTTTGGGCATATTTTTAAGTATAGCTCCCTTATTTGGCCATTTAATTAATGGCTTGAGGACCACAGACATAACAGAGATCCACATCCGATAAATATTTGATACAGTGCTTGGTGTTACATGAAATCTATATGCTAGATCAGTGTTACTGAGGCCCATCCTTAATTTCATCAAGACCATCAACAATTGGTCCTCTAGAGGAAGGGCTTGGTGACTTACCTCAATACTGccacttaattttttaaggagCCATTCAAAGATTACAGAGGTCAGTCCAGTGAAAAACAGTAATTGTCCAGTGTTACTCTTAACATTTCTGTATGAAAATTTGGAATTCTGCAATTCTTCACTTAATCCTTCATTCTCACGGCGTAATTTAAAACAGTCCTGCTGCAGGTTGATGTAGTCTTCCTGCAGTTGACGATGTCTAACGCAAAGATCATCATATTCCTCTCTCGACACTGGGTGGTTCACTTCAGCTTCCTCCTCATCTTGAACAGAAAAAAACAGACATACAGACGTTTAGTGAAAAAGGACAAAAACTTTGAAGAGTGTATCTTTTGGTACCACAGGACTGGTGCACGAGACTGCATTAGTTTTAGCTTTGTATTCAAAAGATTATTCATACCATTGCAATGATCAATGGGACAGTCTTGTTCCATTTCAGCCGTGGAAGGAGCAGGTTGCATTTTAGGGTATTCATCTCTCTTCATTTTCCTGTGATACCTAAAGGAAAACAAAAAGGAACAATCAATgccttatgaaaatatttaattattagtTATCTACTAATTATTCATTATCTAGTTAAACTAGCCCTGCATAATATTGCTGTGATACTGAAGTATTATCATAgaatttacattaaattaatgaATTTATCTGAACAAGGAATTTAATACTGTAACTGTAATCTTTTTAATTATAAACAGATATCAAAGAGATTTTGATAAGTATTAGACTAGTATTAGTACTAGTATTAGTATTAGGTGGTCTAGAAAAATGCGCTAGATTTATGGATGTTGCAAGAGAGAAACACAAGCCTTATAGGTAATTTTTTATTCGTACCTTTCCATTTTTGCCTGAGGTATCTGCGTTTGTTttttgtacacaaacaatgaGGGAACAAAGTCAGGACTACTGGAATCAAGTGACGCCTCTCCTACAGAAAAAAAGAACGGCGCACGCAGTGATTAAAAGGCGATCTAACGTTAATGTTGTCATAGTTAAATCACAATGTAAAGCTAGTCTGCTACCTGATAAGTTTGTAGCATCCCAGGTAGCCAAAACAGTTTGGCCCAATAATGGCCCAAATCCGGCAGGCCAGAAAAAAAACCACGGCCCAGTTCCGGCTGCCAGAAAAGGGCCAACTCTGGGATGAATGACGCCCCAGAATCGGCCCAAGTACACTGGCCCATTTCCGGGTGCCTTAAGTGAGCCGGCACTGCCAGCACAGTGCCAGAATCACGCCAGCTAAAACATTACACTCAGCCGAAACTGGCCCATGTCCGGGTGCTTAAAGTCAGCCGACACTGCCAGCACAGTGCCAGAATCATGCCAGCTTAAAATGTACACTCAGCCGAAACTAGCccgaattattttttaaagtgttttttattttataacctTAGCCCTTAAGATGTCATGTACTTATcccttcttaaaaaaaaaacttttattatatttagttaaaaaaagttaaactgcACATTAGAAGTTCTATCCTCAATGTTTGTGATGCTTTTAATGTGTTAAGTGTCACACTTTACTGtaggtgtttaaaaaaaaagaaaatatacagtatgtttacatgtttatttgaaacataacattacattaataaaacattaataaacatcTGGACACTCCTCAAGTGTACCCTAAAAGAAGGAAAGATTGAGAGAAAAGAGATAAGAGGGGGAACAGAAAATGACTCATGGTTACTTCATCAGATAGACtgaatgcattaatgttaacttgggtaaatgttaaaggaatagttcaccctaaaataaaaattctgtcatcatttactcatcctcatgttgttttaaaggtagggtaacagatttgatcctaaaagatttttagttatgctggttaaaagtctcctcacatcctgatagcaatcactgtgttaagttgtttaaatgtatttgtagaatttatgtcatctgtgaaaggcgtaggaccaaaaaatgttcaaccaatCATAAATTTCGGTCCGAATGGACGTTTCCTTTTcttgtccctcatacgtaagcataatttgaatgcccaccgcgcagcgagtccatgcagactagggctgggtatcgattcagatgttccagatcgattcgatttcgcttcacaagctatcaaatcgattcgattccgattcacgattcaattttcgattctggttctcgggtaggtttttatacttgattctcgattcaactcaatgaatatagatttaatacaaatactatattaataaaaaagaacagtgaacagcagtttacaagtgtgtaattaataaaaaaaattaaaagccacaacactaacgttgaagaagactagtaattagattaaagtTAATCTTACGCAGGGgcatcagtttgtgttgaaaagtggtggggacaaaagattagatgaaaaaaaaattacagcaggacgaaaaaatattgaataacattttttgatatttataccgaaaacaagacaaaaataccaagattttttttcttaaaaatctgactttcttacttagattttttgtcttgtattcagtagaaatatctaaaaattcttaaatcaagatgtattttcttgatgaacaaaatgacgtaaaaaaataagtctagttattaaacaaaaactaaacaatttaagtgaatttatgctttaaacaagcaaaaatatctgcctatggggtgagaaattttttcttgaaattttcttaaatttagtgtttaattttttttaaatgcttaccccattggcttACCccgttttatgcacaaaatcacttaaatttgatatttttggtctaaaaactagactaaaaactagacttattttcttgggttgttttgcgcatcttaatttaagaatttgtacatatttttacaaaatattttgacaaaaatacgaagttttttttttttttttttataaatttttttgcagtgtaagtcccACATGtattgcttgatttttcagaacattttaaccaaatgttttcaaaaagtggtggggacaaaatcagccatttcaaaaagtggtggggacaagtccccagtgtaaatgacacctatgatcttacgttcaatgtttgtggaaataaatatgaaagaaaaaaatctattctgctctttgagaatcgatttttattagaccacgttttaaaaaacgattaatcggaaaatcgatttttttgcccagcccttaCGCAGACACCATAGGTCATCTGCGTGTTCACATGCGCTtacctcctgtctgtaaacagcgagaacaacaaacttttctgctgaattgacaacctgtaCAGGAGGCacaaaatgaaagccatcttttataacaacaacagcaaaaactgcctggatcggcaaagagcaaaaacccaaattaacatcggtaactttactgctttaccacgagatgcaaacagctgcaggaggcaaagggtctaaAAGGGTcgttgtttattttggtaaggtacgcgatatgtttgtattgaggtGGATtcgatattctactttgatgaaacattgtgttgcttatgaaatttgtgttcgtttacggattagcataacgatatagttactacgtctacacaaccgaacgtgtgcttaaactaattctgatataaaccagttgtttatgttggttattttggaagtgttattcactttgtactgcaaagttttctcactggtgaatgagacatgaaatgtgaccgtctgatctgtgcatgttcatgtgtttggaaagaggcgtgactttggatggcgatttgacttgagggtgggatcgtgatttcattactaggcggctaccgttagcatttttcaaaatgtgttaccctacctttaaacctgtatgaattttttctgatgaacacaaaagaagatattttgaggaatgatggtaaacacacagcagattgtaaccattgacttccatagaaggaataaaaaaatatgatggaatttaatgggtaccgtcaactgtgtgctaaccatcatttatcaaaatattttcttcatcatttatcacaatacttccaaaatactttttcctactatggaagtcaatggttacaacgTGCTGTGTTTTTACAATCATTAcgcaaaacatcttaatttgtgttcatcagaaaaaaatcatgcagatttagaacaacatgaggatgagtaaatgatgaaagaatatctatagaccttttgcgtgtttgcaaacagagatgacgtttttttgtgggcggagcccaactggtggcagaaagtgaatgcttctcaatagctgtgtgaagtgtttaagcattaaactgtgatttttaaggatccggtgttctgtagaagtctgtttcccctatatttctcttaagtgtaatgtttcttatgacgttttcaccaagttacgtttacttttt
It includes:
- the LOC141279795 gene encoding uncharacterized protein, producing MERYHRKMKRDEYPKMQPAPSTAEMEQDCPIDHCNDEEEAEVNHPVSREEYDDLCVRHRQLQEDYINLQQDCFKLRRENEGLSEELQNSKFSYRNVKSNTGQLLFFTGLTSVIFEWLLKKLSGSIEVSHQALPLEDQLLMVLMKLRMGLSNTDLAYRFHVTPSTVSNIYRMWISVMSVVLKPLIKWPNKGAILKNMPKMFKRHFKKCRCIIDCTEIFIARPSNLTARAQTWSNYKHNNTVKYLIAITPAGAISFLSPGWGGRVSDKQITKESGFLELLEPMDEVLADRGFLIRDELAAIGATLRIPHFTKGKKQLSAGEVDTSRQLSRVRIHVERVIGRWKNFKILQTVIPVSQVDMLDDVVIVCAALTNLCKSVVPKGRISK